GGGGTCGGGCTGACCCCTCAAGCGTTAACGTAGTGGGTTGCCACAAGCGTAGCTTGAGAATCCCTTTCCTTGAGGGAAGGGAGTGTCAACAATTCTTTAGAGTGGGTCAGATAAACCTTTCTTCAAACGCTTTTGTGCATCAGTTTCATTCCCTCACTGATCCAAAGAATACAGGAATTGGCTGCGACGATGATGCTGATTTCAGTCCAGTTCAAAGGGGCCGTATGAAAAAACTGCTGAAACCAGGGCAGATAGATCACGACAGTCTGAAGCAGAATGGAGGCGGCAATCATGCCCGTTAAACTGGGGTTGCTGAAGGCCAGGCCTTTACTGAAAATAGACTGCTGACTGGAGCGAATGGCCAGGGCCTGAAAAATTTGCGCCACGGCTAAACTGGTAAAGAAAATGCTTTGCCAATGGCCTTGGGGGCCTGTTTCTAAAAAGCTGAGGGCGCCCAGTACAAATGAAATCCCGCCAATCAGACAGCCCATCCAAGTGACCTGCCAGCGAAATTTTCCACCCAGAATACTTTCATCAGGAGGCACCGGGGGCCTTTGCATAATATTGGGCTCGGCTTTTTCCATGCCAATGCCAAAACCCAGCAGACCATCGGTGAGCAGGTTGAGCCAGAGCATTTGAATGGGCAGCAGGGCCAGCGGCATATTTAGCAGCGGGGCGAGCAGCATGACCAGGATTTTGCCTAAATTTCCGGCGACTGAATATTTAATAAATTTGCGCAGATTGTCATAGATAATGCGGCCTTCTTCAACAGCCGCCACAATGGTGGCAAAATTATCATCCTGAAGCACCATATCGGCAGCTTCTTTTGCAACATCAGTGCCCGTGATGCCCATGGCCACGCCAATATCAGCCTTCTTGAGTGCAGGCGCATCATTGACCCCATCTCCTGTCATGGCCACTACCCGGTTTTGGGCCTGTAGGGCATTGACAATCTGCAGTTTATGCTCAGGGGATACACGGGCAAAGACCGAGGTCTCCTGAAGTGCCTGGCCCAAGGCTTGAGGAGAGAGGGTGTGTAAATCCTGACCGGTAAGTACCTTGTTATTGTGGGTGATACCCAATTCTTGGGCAATGGCCTGGGCGGTTAAGGGGTGATCGCCGGTGATCATGATCGGGCGAATACCCGCTGTCTGGCAGACCTTGACGGCTTCCAGGACTTCTGGGCGTGGGGGATCGATCATGCCGACCATGCCCAGAAAAATTAATTCAGTTTCAAGTTTGGGCGTGGTTTCAGGTTGCTTTTGCCAGCTTCGCAGCGCAAAGCCAAGTACGCGCATTCCCTGGGCTGCCAGTTTTTCATTGGCTTCTAAGAGTTCCTGACGTGTTTGAGGCGTTAAAGTCAAAATACCCGCTTGGCTGAGATAATGGCTGGAGAGTTCCAGCAGCCCATCGGGGGCTCCCTTGGTCAGGCTGAGCCAATCCGAATCGGGCAGGTGTTTGTCTAAGGCTGCTTCCAATTGTTTGGGCAAACCTGCATCGGGCAGGCTGTGAAGGGTGGTCATGCGTTTTCGCTCAGAGTCGAAGGGCAATTCTGCCAAACGGGGCAAAAGTATTTCGAGGGCCTGTTTTTCTAGCTTCCAGTGACGGGCTGCTATCAGCAAGGCGGTTTCAGTGGGATCTCCCAGCGCTTCCCCAG
Above is a genomic segment from bacterium (Candidatus Blackallbacteria) CG13_big_fil_rev_8_21_14_2_50_49_14 containing:
- a CDS encoding ATPase, with translation MSEWYTQSVQATLQAQAVSMEQGLSPEEAAQRLQSTGPNELTEKGIKSPWLILWEQLTSIMVLILLAAAGLSAFLGDYSDAIVILAIVVFFAVLGLIQEYRAEKAIAALKQLAEPLVHVKRGGSRIEISARELVPGDLLYLETGNIVPADCRLIEAINLKIQEAALTGESEPVEKNTALLSEKNLSLGDQHNMAYMGTIITYGRGMGLVIGTGMQTQLGKIATLLETVEAEATPLQKKLDQVGKTLAILAIAISGLIFLLGVLRGEDWKHMLLSAVSVAVAAVPEGLPAVLTITLAFGSQRMLKRHALVRKLTGIETLGSVSVICSDKTGTLTQNRMTVKRVVLADHIVAITPGSPPETSLESALLNVCGVLCNDGHLEATGEALGDPTETALLIAARHWKLEKQALEILLPRLAELPFDSERKRMTTLHSLPDAGLPKQLEAALDKHLPDSDWLSLTKGAPDGLLELSSHYLSQAGILTLTPQTRQELLEANEKLAAQGMRVLGFALRSWQKQPETTPKLETELIFLGMVGMIDPPRPEVLEAVKVCQTAGIRPIMITGDHPLTAQAIAQELGITHNNKVLTGQDLHTLSPQALGQALQETSVFARVSPEHKLQIVNALQAQNRVVAMTGDGVNDAPALKKADIGVAMGITGTDVAKEAADMVLQDDNFATIVAAVEEGRIIYDNLRKFIKYSVAGNLGKILVMLLAPLLNMPLALLPIQMLWLNLLTDGLLGFGIGMEKAEPNIMQRPPVPPDESILGGKFRWQVTWMGCLIGGISFVLGALSFLETGPQGHWQSIFFTSLAVAQIFQALAIRSSQQSIFSKGLAFSNPSLTGMIAASILLQTVVIYLPWFQQFFHTAPLNWTEISIIVAANSCILWISEGMKLMHKSV